A window of the Juglans microcarpa x Juglans regia isolate MS1-56 chromosome 5D, Jm3101_v1.0, whole genome shotgun sequence genome harbors these coding sequences:
- the LOC121264369 gene encoding putative receptor-like protein kinase At4g00960 has product MAISSRWPFFISAIVILTAQAVAQTNPLYHFCLNDKGNYTSNSTYDKNLNHLLSSLSSGARVNYGFFNSSYGNNSDEVHAIGLCRGDSNSEDCRSCLNNAASVLKQRCPIQKEAILWYDYCMLRYSNRSIFGLMETYPRFYMWNANNVSANYLDQFNDVLRTLLEGLRDEAAAGGSLRKYAVNYNTSAPQFMTLYALVQCTPDLSREECHNCLSDAFVDIPVCCSGKRGGRVIGPSCNFRFEIEQFYNSTAEALPPSISSPLAPPVSSPPPSSNNNNSTPSAGSKSNTSRTVIIIVVPTVVFVVLIISVCVYLRVRRPKEKVESHHVDEITSVKSLQFDFGTISLATDNFSEAKKLGQGGFGAVYKGKLSDGQVIAVKRLSKDSGQGDSEFKNEVLLVAKLQHRNLVRLLGFCLERKERLLVYEFVENTSLDHFLFDPTKRGHLDWERRYKIIGGVARGILYLHEDSRLRIIHRDLKASNILLDADMNPKIADFGMARLFVLDQTQGNTSRIVGTYGYMAPEYAMHGQFSLKSDVYSFGVLVLEILSGQKNNCFRSGENVEDLLSYAWKNWRENAALNIVDSTMKPGSTTEVMRCIHIGLLCVQENVADRPTMASVVVMLNSYSTTLPLPSQPAFFMHTNMESEMSSGWQHSVGITDQSDQRSKGSSVQASQNEASITELYPR; this is encoded by the exons ATGGCAATTTCCTCAAGATGGCCGTTCTTCATCTCCGCCATTGTCATACTCACTGCACAAGCCGTAGCGCAGACAAACCCGCTATACCATTTCTGTTTAAACGACAAGGGCAACTACACCTCCAACAGTACCTATGACAAGAATCTGAATCAcctcctctcctccctctcctccgGCGCCAGAGTTAACTACGGGTTCTTTAATTCCTCTTATGGCAACAACTCTGACGAAGTACACGCAATCGGACTTTGTAGAGGGGATTCTAACTCGGAGGACTGCCGCAGTTGCCTCAACAACGCTGCGTCTGTTCTTAAACAGCGCTGTCCCATTCAGAAGGAGGCAATTTTATGGTACGACTACTGCATGTTGCGCTACTCAAATCGCTCTATTTTTGGCCTCATGGAAACTTATCCTCGTTTCTATATGTGGAACGCGAATAACGTATCGGCCAATTATTTGGATCAGTTCAATGATGTTCTAAGGACCTTGTTGGAAGGCTTAAGAGATGAAGCTGCAGCAGGTGGTTCTCTTCGTAAGTACGCAGTAAATTATAACACAAGCGCACCCCAATTCATGACGCTATATGCACTTGTGCAGTGCACGCCTGATTTATCTCGGGAAGAATGCCACAACTGCTTAAGCGACGCTTTCGTAGATATCCCAGTATGTTGTAGTGGGAAGCGAGGAGGTAGAGTGATTGGACCCAGCTGTAATTTCAGGTTTGAGATCGAACAATTCTACAACTCCACAGCCGAGGCGTTGCCGCCGTCGATCTCGTCCCCACTAGCACCACcagtttcttctcctcctccatcTTCAAATAATAACAACAGTACTCCGAGTGCAG GAAGCAAAAGCAACACATCCCGGACTGTCATCATTATAGTTGTGCCAACTGTTGTTTTTGTGGTACTAATCATCTCCGTCTGCGTTTATTTAAGAGTGAGGAGGCCAAAGGAGAAAGTCGAAA GTCATCATGTGGATGAAATTACAAGCGTCAAATCATTGCAGTTTGATTTTGGCACTATTAGCCTTGCGACAGATAACTTTTCTGAAGCAAAGAAGCTCGGACAAGGTGGTTTTGGTGCTGTTTACAAG GGTAAACTCTCCGATGGACAAGTTATAGCTGTGAAAAGACTATCAAAAGATTCTGGGCAAGGAGATTCGGAATTTAAGAATGAGGTCTTGTTGGTTGCCAAACTTCAACACCGTAATTTGGTTAGGCTCCTAGGCTTCTGCttggaaagaaaggaaaggctTTTAGTATATGAGTTTGTGGAAAATACAAGCCTTGATCACTTCCTTTTCG ATCCAACCAAACGTGGACATTTGGATTGGGAAAGACGATATAAAATCATAGGAGGCGTTGCCCGAGGGATTCTATATCTCCATGAAGATTCTCGACTTCGTATTATTCATCGCGATCTTAAAGCCAGCAATATCCTTCTAGATGCAGATATGAATCCAAAAATTGCAGACTTTGGCATGGCAAGATTGTTTGTATTAGATCAAACGCAAGGGAACACAAGCAGAATTGTGGGGACCTA TGGATATATGGCTCCAGAGTATGCAATGCATGGTCAATTTTCATTGAAGTCCGATGTCTATAGTTTTGGTGTGTTAGTATTGGAGATATTGAGTGGACAAAAGAACAACTGCTTCCGAAGTGGGGAGAATGTGGAGGATCTCCTAAGCTAT GCATGGAAAAATTGGAGGGAGAACGCAGCTTTAAATATTGTAGATTCGACAATGAAGCCAGGCTCAACAACTGAAGTAATGAGATGCATCCACATTGGATTACTATGTGTTCAAGAAAATGTAGCTGACAGACCAACCATGGCATCAGTCGTTGTTATGCTCAATAGCTACTCCACCACTCTTCCATTGCCTTCACAACCTGCATTTTTTATGCACACTAACATGGAATCTGAGATGTCATCTGGATGGCAGCATAGCGTAGGAATTACAGATCAGTCAGATCAGAGATCGAAAGGGAGCTCTGTTCAGGCATCACAAAATGAGGCTTCAATTACTGAGCTCTATCCTCGCTAG